The Micromonospora sp. Llam0 genome includes a window with the following:
- a CDS encoding DUF559 domain-containing protein has product MPRVARIPRELRLRPFSGSNAVAAGLLTKRSLTGPAWRRLFADVYVQAAAFDDGDHRMWCEAAAVKMPAGGAVSGLSAAYLWGVDLLPRRSPVHVTLPRSARPSPHPRLAVAHRSLGREDVTRLFGGIPLTTEVRTAFDLARSLPRADALAAVDALLHSRVLRREALARYVDFHAGLPGVRRVRELLPLVEALSESPMESRLRLLLHDAGLPRPTSQYEIRLPASDLTPDARTGAAATDARRRGRLLARVDLAYPQWRIAIEYEGDHHRERATFRRDVGRLNALRAAGWLVLRFTADDVLRQKDQLIRTVRQAIAERS; this is encoded by the coding sequence ATGCCCCGTGTCGCCCGGATTCCTCGCGAGTTGCGCCTGAGACCGTTCTCTGGCAGCAACGCGGTAGCCGCCGGGCTGCTCACCAAACGCAGTCTGACCGGCCCCGCCTGGCGTCGGCTCTTTGCCGACGTGTATGTCCAAGCAGCAGCGTTCGACGATGGCGACCACCGGATGTGGTGCGAGGCGGCGGCGGTGAAGATGCCTGCGGGCGGCGCGGTCAGCGGCCTGAGCGCCGCGTACCTCTGGGGTGTCGACCTGCTGCCGCGCCGCAGCCCGGTGCACGTCACCTTGCCCCGCTCGGCGCGGCCCAGCCCCCACCCGCGGTTGGCCGTCGCCCACCGGTCACTCGGCCGCGAGGACGTGACACGACTGTTCGGCGGGATACCGCTGACCACTGAGGTCCGTACGGCGTTCGACCTGGCCAGATCGCTGCCGCGCGCCGACGCGCTGGCCGCCGTTGACGCGCTACTGCACAGCCGGGTGCTGCGCCGCGAAGCACTGGCACGCTACGTCGACTTCCACGCCGGCCTGCCCGGCGTGCGGCGGGTACGGGAACTCCTACCCCTCGTCGAGGCGCTGAGCGAGTCGCCGATGGAGTCGCGGCTGCGCCTGCTGCTGCACGATGCCGGCCTGCCCCGCCCGACGTCGCAGTACGAGATCCGACTCCCCGCCTCTGATCTGACGCCGGACGCCAGAACTGGCGCAGCGGCAACTGATGCGAGGCGGCGCGGGCGTCTCCTGGCCCGGGTCGATCTGGCCTATCCGCAGTGGCGGATCGCCATCGAGTACGAAGGTGATCACCACCGGGAGCGGGCGACGTTCCGCCGCGACGTGGGTCGCTTGAACGCGCTGCGGGCAGCCGGCTGGCTGGTGCTGCGGTTCACGGCAGACGACGTACTCCGACAAAAGGACCAACTAATCCGAACTGTCCGGCAGGCCATTGCCGAACGAAGCTGA
- a CDS encoding IS1380 family transposase yields MRIRQDAPVVRATFDDPNLVSCAGLVPVMRLAEQAGLHDAVADRVRLPTDKGANPAGKVATIVAGMLAGADSIDDLDIARHGGMRSLFGGVYAPSTLGSFLRTFTHGHVRQLQAAARDTLIGLTGRAPILTGADTLCFVDIDSMLRRVYGKQKQGIGFGHAKVGGYNVYLRGYNPLVATLSTPLSAPVIAATRLRSGNAGSARGAATMIAEAITTARACGASGEIMVRADSAFYAKTVISGCRRRGVRFSVTCRIDPKIRAACDGIAADQWVDITYPQAVWDEDAGRWISDAQIAETTYTAFAGTRHEATARLIVRRVRRDDPQQIPGQDELLPTYRYHAVFTDSPYTLVQAEAQHRQHAIIEHVNADLITGPLAHLPSGHFSANDAWLTCAAITHNLTRAAGHLAAGTWSTARPATIRTRIITVAARLAHRARTIHLHLPEYWPWQAAFDNLFTAVQPAPG; encoded by the coding sequence GTGAGAATACGCCAGGACGCGCCGGTGGTGCGCGCGACGTTCGACGATCCGAATCTGGTGTCGTGTGCCGGTCTCGTTCCGGTGATGCGCCTTGCCGAGCAGGCCGGTCTGCACGACGCGGTCGCAGACCGGGTCAGGCTACCGACGGACAAGGGCGCGAACCCGGCCGGCAAGGTCGCCACGATCGTGGCCGGGATGCTCGCGGGCGCGGACAGCATCGACGACCTCGACATCGCCCGGCACGGCGGCATGCGGTCGCTGTTCGGCGGCGTGTACGCGCCGTCGACACTCGGGTCGTTCCTGCGTACGTTCACCCACGGGCACGTACGGCAGTTACAGGCCGCCGCCCGCGACACCCTGATCGGTCTGACCGGCCGGGCACCGATCCTGACCGGCGCCGACACCCTGTGCTTCGTGGACATCGACTCCATGCTGCGGCGGGTGTACGGCAAGCAGAAGCAGGGCATCGGGTTCGGCCACGCCAAGGTCGGCGGCTACAACGTCTACCTGCGCGGCTACAACCCCCTGGTCGCGACGCTGTCCACCCCGCTGTCCGCGCCGGTGATCGCCGCCACGAGGCTGCGGTCGGGTAACGCCGGCTCGGCCCGGGGCGCCGCCACCATGATCGCCGAGGCCATCACGACCGCCCGGGCATGCGGCGCTTCGGGGGAGATCATGGTGCGAGCGGACTCGGCGTTCTACGCCAAGACGGTGATCAGCGGCTGCCGGCGTCGTGGCGTGCGGTTCTCGGTCACCTGCCGCATCGACCCGAAGATCCGCGCCGCGTGCGACGGCATCGCCGCCGACCAGTGGGTCGACATCACCTATCCGCAGGCCGTCTGGGACGAAGACGCCGGCCGGTGGATCTCCGACGCGCAGATCGCCGAAACCACGTACACCGCGTTCGCCGGCACCCGACACGAGGCGACCGCCCGGCTGATCGTGCGCCGCGTCCGCCGCGACGACCCGCAACAGATCCCCGGCCAGGACGAACTCCTGCCGACCTACCGGTACCACGCCGTGTTCACCGACAGCCCGTACACCCTCGTCCAGGCCGAAGCCCAGCACCGGCAACACGCGATCATCGAGCACGTCAACGCCGACCTGATCACCGGGCCCCTCGCCCACCTGCCCTCCGGACACTTCAGCGCCAACGACGCCTGGCTGACCTGCGCCGCGATCACGCACAACCTCACCCGCGCCGCCGGACACCTCGCCGCGGGCACCTGGTCGACCGCCAGACCCGCCACCATCCGGACCCGGATCATCACCGTCGCGGCCCGCCTCGCCCACCGGGCCCGCACCATCCACCTACACCTGCCCGAGTACTGGCCCTGGCAGGCGGCGTTCGACAACCTGTTCACCGCCGTCCAGCCGGCACCCGGCTGA
- a CDS encoding DivIVA domain-containing protein, producing MVHRRGVLVEPWQVRAVQFGTRWRGLDPAAVYAYLRQVADELDRLTRQAAVDRAEADRLREGLRQWRQRHVGCRFNDPPAGVYQSEHQRQTGGNGGHW from the coding sequence GTGGTGCATCGACGGGGCGTACTCGTGGAGCCGTGGCAGGTCAGGGCGGTGCAGTTTGGCACGCGGTGGCGTGGGCTGGACCCGGCGGCGGTGTACGCGTACCTGCGGCAGGTCGCCGACGAGTTGGACCGGCTGACCCGGCAGGCCGCCGTGGACCGTGCCGAGGCCGACCGGCTGCGCGAAGGTCTGCGGCAGTGGCGGCAACGCCACGTCGGCTGCCGGTTCAACGACCCGCCCGCCGGCGTCTACCAGTCGGAGCACCAGCGCCAGACTGGCGGCAACGGAGGTCACTGGTGA
- a CDS encoding AlpA family transcriptional regulator, with product MGELRLVASQEVQEMLGVSRTRAYQITNSKSFPDPVVVLSVGRIWRTEDVERWIKQHRPDLHDTEG from the coding sequence ATGGGAGAGCTTCGACTGGTGGCGAGCCAGGAGGTGCAGGAGATGCTCGGCGTCTCGCGTACCCGCGCCTACCAGATCACCAACTCGAAGTCGTTTCCTGACCCGGTGGTGGTGCTGTCCGTAGGTCGGATCTGGCGCACCGAGGACGTCGAGCGGTGGATCAAGCAGCACCGACCGGACCTGCACGACACCGAGGGGTAA
- a CDS encoding GntR family transcriptional regulator: MPYAQPLWRQIRDDLRAKIRAGIYPPGSKLPSVRLLADEYDTSHMTVRRAVDSMIELDELVGRTGIGVFVAEQPEQDS, from the coding sequence ATGCCGTACGCCCAGCCGCTTTGGCGCCAGATCAGGGATGATCTGCGGGCGAAGATCAGGGCCGGGATCTACCCGCCGGGCAGCAAGCTTCCGTCGGTCCGGCTGCTGGCCGACGAGTACGACACCAGTCACATGACCGTCCGCCGTGCCGTCGACTCCATGATCGAACTGGATGAGCTTGTCGGGCGAACGGGCATCGGTGTCTTCGTGGCTGAGCAGCCCGAACAGGACTCGTAG
- a CDS encoding DUF4956 domain-containing protein produces the protein MTQLVLFAIDIGAVALLVFGLYFPRHRRRDLVVAYLGVNVGVLAVASALSASNVGAGLGLGLALFGVLSIIRLRSTELDQHEVAYYFSALALGILGALSTTSIWLSAGLMALILAVMFLGDHPRLLRHYRHQIMVLDSAVTDQVALVAQLEQLLGARVHGATIQRLDLVNETTIVDVRYSLAGRRTAPAAAGAPAAAGAGR, from the coding sequence ATGACGCAGCTCGTCCTGTTCGCGATCGACATCGGCGCGGTGGCGCTGCTCGTCTTCGGGCTCTACTTCCCGCGCCACCGCCGTCGGGACCTCGTCGTGGCCTACCTCGGGGTCAACGTCGGCGTCCTGGCAGTGGCGAGTGCCTTGAGCGCCAGCAACGTTGGCGCCGGGCTCGGCCTCGGGCTCGCGCTGTTCGGCGTACTGTCGATCATCCGCCTGCGCTCGACGGAGTTGGACCAGCACGAGGTCGCCTACTACTTCTCCGCCCTGGCGCTGGGCATCCTCGGCGCGCTGAGCACCACCTCGATCTGGCTCAGCGCCGGCCTGATGGCCCTCATCCTGGCGGTGATGTTCCTCGGCGACCACCCCCGGCTGCTGCGGCACTACCGCCATCAGATCATGGTGCTCGACTCTGCGGTCACCGACCAGGTCGCCCTGGTCGCGCAGCTGGAGCAACTGCTCGGCGCCCGGGTGCACGGCGCCACCATCCAACGGCTCGACCTGGTCAACGAGACGACCATCGTGGACGTACGGTACTCGCTGGCCGGGCGGCGTACCGCTCCGGCCGCGGCGGGTGCTCCGGCTGCGGCGGGAGCGGGCCGATGA
- a CDS encoding polyphosphate polymerase domain-containing protein — protein MTTLAIAAALGEMAPIDLAELIECAALQTRVDRKYVVPLTALPSLLSQLPVGTRVLDIDAERSFRYESVYFDTPWLASYHCAAYRRRRRFKVRTRTYLDSDDCWLEVKINGARDSITKHRLPYRSQDRSTVAPGREFVDEVLSREAIPADGDFAPTLVTSYRRSTLLLPATTNRSFSRVTIDTELRWQCGSASLTLPQLAVVETKSSAAAAAADRLLWRGGIRPMRISKYATGLAALRPDLPDGPWRRTLRRHFCGISASSGRPSGPATHLTPSVVHHIEQEASCV, from the coding sequence ATGACGACGCTCGCGATCGCCGCCGCACTCGGCGAGATGGCTCCGATCGACCTGGCCGAGCTGATCGAGTGCGCCGCGCTGCAGACCAGGGTGGACCGCAAGTACGTCGTGCCGTTGACCGCACTGCCGTCGTTGCTGAGCCAACTGCCTGTCGGTACCCGGGTGCTGGACATCGACGCCGAGCGGTCGTTCCGCTACGAGTCGGTCTACTTCGACACTCCCTGGCTGGCCAGCTACCACTGTGCCGCCTACCGCCGTCGTCGGCGGTTCAAGGTGCGTACCCGCACCTACCTCGACTCCGACGACTGCTGGCTGGAAGTCAAGATCAACGGTGCCCGGGACAGCATCACCAAGCACCGGTTGCCGTACCGGTCGCAGGACCGCAGCACGGTCGCTCCTGGCCGCGAGTTCGTTGACGAGGTGCTCTCCCGGGAGGCGATCCCGGCGGACGGCGACTTCGCCCCGACCCTGGTCACCAGCTACCGGCGCAGCACGCTGCTGCTGCCGGCCACCACCAACCGGAGCTTCAGCCGGGTCACCATCGACACCGAGCTGCGCTGGCAGTGCGGGTCGGCGAGCCTGACGCTGCCGCAGCTCGCCGTCGTCGAGACGAAGTCGAGCGCCGCGGCCGCGGCCGCCGACCGGCTGCTGTGGCGCGGCGGCATCCGACCGATGCGCATCTCCAAGTACGCCACCGGCCTGGCCGCGCTGCGGCCGGACCTGCCGGACGGCCCGTGGCGACGCACCCTGCGTCGGCACTTCTGCGGCATCTCCGCGTCGTCGGGTCGGCCGTCGGGCCCGGCGACGCACCTGACGCCGAGCGTCGTACACCACATCGAACAGGAGGCATCGTGCGTCTAA
- a CDS encoding cold-shock protein, with the protein MGAGRVVRFDEGRGYGFIAPDDGGDDVFVHAGELTQRGIRVATGTRVSFKVIDGGRGPKAYDVEIIDDATGSASGAVSRPAGTSGEGGDDELCEIFSEPEYLQRITELLLSDAPYLTGAQIVELRGHLLRFSRKCGWVD; encoded by the coding sequence ATGGGTGCCGGCCGGGTGGTCAGGTTCGACGAGGGGCGCGGCTATGGGTTCATCGCCCCGGACGACGGTGGCGACGACGTTTTCGTGCACGCCGGTGAGCTCACGCAACGGGGAATTCGGGTGGCGACCGGCACCCGGGTGTCGTTCAAAGTGATCGACGGCGGTCGCGGTCCCAAGGCGTACGACGTCGAGATCATCGACGACGCCACCGGCTCCGCCAGCGGCGCGGTCAGCCGGCCGGCGGGCACCTCCGGCGAGGGCGGCGACGACGAGCTCTGCGAGATCTTCTCCGAGCCGGAGTACCTGCAGCGGATCACGGAGCTGCTGCTGTCCGACGCGCCGTACCTCACCGGTGCGCAGATCGTCGAGTTGCGTGGCCACCTGCTGCGGTTCTCCCGCAAGTGTGGCTGGGTCGACTGA
- a CDS encoding endo-1,4-beta-xylanase — protein sequence MKATRIFAAGVLSVAMMATVGASASATSHSGRPPAGGPPISDQSLRGLAKWNKLQVGTAVNMTALAEDETYRDRIATEFSSVTAENVMKWETLEPVRGERDYGPADELVDFARRNKQVVRGHVLVWHNQNPAWLTEGVESGEIDAAELRQILRQHVTETVRHFKGRIHQWDVANEIFDDSAELRDSIWLRELGPSYIADAFRWAHRADPTAKLFLNDYNVEGISAKSTAYYDLVRELRRQRVPVHGMGIQGHLGIQYGFWSATAVAENLRRFEALGLETAVTEADVRMPMPTDVIKLQSQAQGYNTLLQGCLLADRCNSFTFWGFTDKYSWVPDWFDGEGAANILDEEYQPKPAYDAVRATLGLAVPPRR from the coding sequence ATGAAGGCGACCCGCATATTCGCCGCTGGCGTACTCTCCGTGGCCATGATGGCTACGGTTGGTGCCAGCGCTTCCGCGACCTCCCACTCCGGCCGCCCGCCCGCCGGCGGCCCACCCATCTCCGACCAGTCCCTGCGCGGCCTGGCCAAGTGGAACAAGCTGCAGGTCGGCACCGCGGTCAACATGACCGCGTTGGCCGAGGACGAGACCTACCGCGACCGGATCGCCACCGAGTTCTCCAGCGTCACCGCCGAGAACGTGATGAAGTGGGAGACGCTGGAGCCGGTCCGGGGCGAGCGCGACTACGGGCCCGCCGACGAGCTGGTCGACTTCGCCCGCCGCAACAAGCAGGTCGTCCGTGGGCACGTCCTGGTCTGGCACAACCAGAACCCGGCCTGGCTGACCGAGGGCGTCGAGTCCGGTGAGATCGACGCCGCCGAGCTGCGGCAGATCCTGCGCCAGCACGTCACCGAGACGGTCCGCCACTTCAAGGGCCGGATCCACCAGTGGGACGTGGCCAACGAGATCTTCGACGACAGCGCCGAACTGCGGGACTCGATCTGGCTGCGCGAGCTCGGGCCGTCCTACATCGCCGACGCGTTCCGCTGGGCGCACCGGGCCGACCCCACCGCCAAGCTGTTCCTCAACGACTACAACGTGGAGGGCATCAGCGCGAAGAGCACCGCCTACTACGACCTGGTGCGGGAGCTGCGCCGGCAACGGGTTCCGGTGCACGGCATGGGGATCCAGGGCCATCTCGGAATCCAGTACGGCTTCTGGTCGGCAACCGCCGTCGCCGAGAACCTGCGCCGGTTCGAGGCGCTCGGGTTGGAGACCGCGGTGACCGAAGCGGACGTCCGGATGCCGATGCCGACCGACGTGATCAAGCTGCAGTCGCAGGCACAGGGCTACAACACCCTGCTGCAGGGTTGCCTGCTGGCGGACCGGTGCAACTCGTTCACCTTCTGGGGCTTCACCGACAAGTACTCCTGGGTCCCGGACTGGTTCGACGGCGAAGGCGCGGCGAACATCCTGGACGAGGAGTACCAGCCGAAGCCGGCATACGACGCGGTCCGGGCGACTCTCGGCCTCGCCGTACCACCGCGCCGATGA
- a CDS encoding polysaccharide deacetylase family protein: MTGSEPPAYSSAARPSAARPALPVLMYHSISSAARGPLRSLAVGPTRFAEQLAALADAGYRMVGLSEALDLLDDAAIDRNRPAPSMVALTFDDGYADFLTRALPLLDAADARATLYPSVGHLGQYADWLGQWADEFGPLLDWTQLDEVAGSGRVEIGSHGLLHHPLDVLPPQRAVDEIIVARDRLEQRFGTPVRSFCYPHGYHDWRVRAAVRRAGHDNACEVGRRRYRPGDRRLAVPRLLPTGDHDGAALLDLVRTGGPRMVPQAKRLAQPAWRLTRRVARRAGRQLT, from the coding sequence ATGACCGGGTCCGAGCCTCCGGCGTACAGCTCCGCGGCACGCCCGAGTGCCGCGCGACCGGCGCTGCCCGTGCTGATGTACCACTCGATCTCTTCGGCGGCCCGCGGGCCGTTGCGGTCGCTCGCCGTCGGACCGACCCGGTTCGCCGAGCAACTCGCCGCGCTCGCCGACGCCGGCTACCGGATGGTCGGCCTCAGCGAGGCGCTCGACCTGCTCGACGACGCGGCGATCGACCGCAACCGGCCGGCTCCGTCGATGGTCGCGCTCACCTTCGACGACGGGTACGCCGATTTCCTCACCCGGGCGCTGCCGCTGCTCGACGCCGCGGACGCCCGGGCCACCCTCTACCCGTCGGTCGGGCACCTCGGGCAGTACGCCGACTGGCTGGGCCAGTGGGCCGACGAGTTCGGCCCGCTGCTGGACTGGACCCAGTTGGACGAGGTGGCCGGGTCGGGCCGGGTCGAGATCGGCTCACACGGTCTGCTGCACCATCCGCTCGACGTCCTGCCGCCGCAGCGGGCGGTGGACGAGATCATCGTCGCCCGGGACCGTCTCGAGCAGCGGTTCGGCACCCCGGTCCGGTCGTTCTGCTACCCACACGGCTACCACGACTGGCGGGTCCGGGCGGCGGTCCGCCGGGCCGGGCACGACAACGCGTGCGAGGTGGGCCGACGGCGGTACCGGCCGGGCGACCGGCGGCTCGCCGTACCCCGGCTGCTGCCGACCGGTGACCACGACGGCGCCGCGCTGCTCGACCTGGTCCGCACCGGCGGACCCCGGATGGTGCCGCAGGCGAAACGGCTGGCCCAGCCCGCCTGGCGGTTGACCCGGCGGGTGGCCCGGCGGGCCGGCCGGCAGTTGACGTGA
- a CDS encoding family 16 glycosylhydrolase, with the protein MTARRRWRRGGPLAVAAGLAALVLTLGVLVPLLQHRANQPDPPDQTSQPDQPDGTSQPDSGGGPPPAGPPPTAAGGDRTTNPSGIALPSGDLPGWRQIFVDDFDGTELSDDWFAYSGQPDGDPGGWFDPGHVSVGAGMLTIGGWREASRDNIYVTGGVSNRRAVTRSYGRYDIRFRMDQGTGIAYALLLWPGDNVYPPEIDIAEDNGKGRDRMYGVLHPVTGDRIGHDVGGDFTRWHTAGLEWTPDRLVYTLDGEPWATITGDQVPDEPMALALQSQAWYCGHTWEACPDETTPDVVNLQIDWVAIYAPD; encoded by the coding sequence GTGACGGCCCGCCGTCGGTGGCGGCGCGGCGGCCCACTCGCGGTCGCCGCCGGCCTCGCCGCGCTGGTACTGACCCTCGGTGTGCTGGTCCCGCTGCTGCAGCACCGCGCCAACCAGCCGGACCCGCCCGACCAGACCAGTCAGCCGGACCAGCCCGACGGGACAAGTCAGCCGGATTCCGGCGGCGGACCGCCGCCGGCCGGGCCGCCACCCACCGCGGCCGGCGGCGACCGGACGACGAACCCGTCCGGGATCGCCCTGCCCTCCGGCGATCTGCCCGGCTGGCGGCAGATCTTCGTCGACGATTTCGACGGCACCGAGCTGAGCGACGACTGGTTCGCCTACTCCGGGCAGCCGGACGGTGATCCGGGCGGCTGGTTCGACCCCGGCCACGTGTCGGTCGGCGCCGGCATGCTCACCATCGGCGGCTGGCGGGAAGCCAGCCGGGACAACATCTACGTCACCGGCGGGGTGTCCAACCGGCGGGCGGTGACCCGCAGCTACGGCCGGTACGACATCCGGTTCCGGATGGACCAGGGCACGGGGATCGCGTACGCGCTGCTGCTCTGGCCGGGCGACAACGTCTACCCGCCGGAGATCGACATCGCCGAGGACAACGGCAAGGGCCGGGACCGGATGTACGGGGTGCTGCATCCGGTGACCGGCGACCGGATCGGGCACGACGTCGGCGGCGACTTCACCCGCTGGCACACCGCCGGTCTGGAATGGACGCCGGACCGGCTGGTCTACACCCTGGACGGTGAGCCGTGGGCGACGATCACCGGCGACCAGGTTCCGGACGAGCCGATGGCGCTGGCTCTGCAGAGCCAGGCGTGGTACTGCGGGCACACCTGGGAGGCCTGCCCG